A window of Aurantibacillus circumpalustris genomic DNA:
TGGATGCACTGGAGTTTAGGGATTCTGAAATTCAAACAGTTCAAACAAATTTGCAAAACTCACTGGGTTACGATGATGAAGCGGGTGGTATAAGAAATCCATTATTGAAACAAGAGCTGCAAAAACGCATTCAAAAACATCCAGACAAAATTATACTCAGTGAATTTTTAATTTTTATTCAAAAACAACAAAAAGATTTTGATGGTGCATTTGTGCAATCGAGAGCCTTAGATAAACGTTTAAAGGAAGAAGGTAATCGTATTTATGAGCTTGCTAAAATTTGCGTGAGTAATCAAAATTGGGATGTAGCAAAACGTTGTTTCGATTATCTTATTGAGAAAGGACCAGAAAATTTATACTACGATTCAGCCATTATTGATGGTTTAAATGTTGAATATCTTGCATTAACTCAGAAGCCACAGCCTTCAAATCAAGAACTGATTTTACTTGAAGAAAAACTAACTAAAGCAAACAAAAAATACAAGACTAGTTTTTTAAATCCTATTATTTTAAAAAATCTTGCTTCATTAAAGGCATATTATTTAAATAAGAGTGAAGAAGCAATTGAACTGTTAGAAAGTTTCATAAACCTTCAGGGTCTTGAGGCAACAATGAAAGCAGAGTATAAAATCATGTTAGCAGATATTTATCTTCTAAAAGGCGAAATTTGGGAAGCATCTTTATTGTATTCGCAAGTGGAAAAAGATTTTAAGTACGAGGCTATAGGACAGGAGGCAAAATTTAGAAATGCGAAATTGAGTTTTTATGCAGGTGACTTTGCCTGGGCTAAAACGCAAGCAGATGTTTTGAAAGGCGCTACTACAAAACTTATAGCAAACGACGCACTCGATTTAAGTCTAATTATTACTGATGCTATTGGTGTTGACACGAATGACATTCCTTTAAAATTATTTTCGAGCGCAGAGTTAATGATTTTACAACACCGTTATACAGACGCGATTGCACGTATGGATAGCATTAATCTTTTATTCAGTACAAATACTTTAGGAGATGATATCTATTTTAAAAAAGCGCAAATTTATTTTAAACTCGGAAAATATTTAGATGTAGAGGCCATGTATAAAAACATTGTTGAGTATTATCCTGGTGATCTTTACGGAGACGATGCTCAATTTCGCCTTGCGGAACTTTATGATAAAAATTTGAACGATAAGGAAAAAGCAAAACTAGCCTACGAAGACGTGCTTGTAAAATATCAAGGAAGTATTTTTACAGTGGAGGCGCGTAGACGATTCCGAGAATTACGAGGTGACAACCTAAGCAATTGATTTCTTACAATCCAATAATTCAAGAGTTACACAAAGAATCGGCTTATCAAGTGGATGTATTGCGTTTGGATTTAATTGATGTAGAAATCAGCGGTAATAAATGGTTTAAGCTTAAAAACAATCTCGAAAAAGCAATTTCGCAGAACAAAAAAAGCATCATTACATTTGGTGGTGCTTATTCAAATCATATTGCTGCCACGGCTGCTGCTTGCAAAAAATTCAATCTGAAATGTATTGGTGTTATACGTGGCGAAGAAAAAGAAGAACTTAACGACACGCTTAAGACTGCTCAGAAAAACGGCATGGAGTTTTATTTTGTAGACCGTGAGACCTATAAACAAAAAGACACAATTGAATTTAAAAATAATCTTGCAAAAACGTTTGGCGAACATTATTTAATACCGGAAGGCGGCAATAATGAAGAAGGTGTCAGCGGTTGTATGGACATTCTAAAAAAAGAATGGAACTATGACTATGTTTTTTGTGCTTGTGGAACAGCAACCACCTTCGCAGGAATTTTAACTTCAGCTAAAGATCAAAATAAAATAATAGGAATAAGTGTTTTAAAAGGAGAGAATAATTTACCAGCTGAGGCCGAAGTTCTATTGGATAAAATTTCTTTGAATAGCTCTAAAATGAAGATACTTGGAGAAGAAGCGCTTAAAAAAGATTTTATTGAAGATAGTTGTATTTTAAATTCCTACGCATTTAAAGGTTATGCAAAAAAGAACACTGAACTTTTAAATTTTAAAACAGAATTCGAAAACAAATTTGAAATTCCACTCGATCACATTTACACTACCAAATTGTTTTATGCCGTATTCGATTTAATTAAACGTAAAAAATTAATATCAGATTCAAAGATTTTGGTGGTGCATAGCGGAGGCTTGCAGGGTAATGAGGCTTTTGAGAAGCGCTACCATTTAACGCCTAATCTGTAATTTAAACTAAGCCAAGGGTAGGCTTGTTTACTCAATGCCAATTGGCTCGTGATGGAGGAAAAAACTTTCACAAAACCAAAACCAATTGAGAGATGTTGTACAACTAATCCTTCAGGTCTGCTAAGTTTCATACCTAATTGTGTTTGAACGCTAATACCCTCGGTGTTATAAAAGGCAACATCGGTACCGTATCTAATACGTGGGCCAAGAAAAAACTTGAAAGTACTTCCTTTTTCGGCGTAAAAGTTAACATCCAAGCCGGTAATGTATTTTATGCCCGGAACACGTGTTCTTGTGGAGTCAAAGCCATTGAAGAAATTACCAAAGGAAGGATCGAAGGTGAGTATAATTGGAATAACAAAACCGATGCGATTGTCTTTCGTAAAACGTTCGTAGGTAAGATTAATTCTTCCAAAAAGAACAGCCATTGGTTGAATACTAATACTATTCTTAGGAAGAGTGAGCGTGCTGTTACTCGCAGCCCTTGAAGTTTTTTGTTGAGGGTCGTTAGAAAATAAATAGCGGTTGCCTTTATAATCTTCCATAACAATCAACTGATTTTTATTGATCTTTTCAATTTTCGATGTGTCGGTGGCTCTGAAGTAAACAAATTCCTTTGTATTACTAACGAGTATTCCTGTTTTAGACGTT
This region includes:
- a CDS encoding tetratricopeptide repeat protein, which gives rise to MKISFKITLLFVAAVLFFQIKCHAQQVQMTMPAPTQPATKDKLAMQYFEQKEFEKANVYFDDLFDANPSAWYYYYYKSLLGAKEYSKAEKITKKQLKQNKQNVFLYVYLGRIYKLEEDSKKEKESYEKALKELEPIQPNIENLANAFKEDNLYDYAIDVYNKARKVSPDYPYYYERAEVYKAKNDLSSMINEYLDALEFRDSEIQTVQTNLQNSLGYDDEAGGIRNPLLKQELQKRIQKHPDKIILSEFLIFIQKQQKDFDGAFVQSRALDKRLKEEGNRIYELAKICVSNQNWDVAKRCFDYLIEKGPENLYYDSAIIDGLNVEYLALTQKPQPSNQELILLEEKLTKANKKYKTSFLNPIILKNLASLKAYYLNKSEEAIELLESFINLQGLEATMKAEYKIMLADIYLLKGEIWEASLLYSQVEKDFKYEAIGQEAKFRNAKLSFYAGDFAWAKTQADVLKGATTKLIANDALDLSLIITDAIGVDTNDIPLKLFSSAELMILQHRYTDAIARMDSINLLFSTNTLGDDIYFKKAQIYFKLGKYLDVEAMYKNIVEYYPGDLYGDDAQFRLAELYDKNLNDKEKAKLAYEDVLVKYQGSIFTVEARRRFRELRGDNLSN
- a CDS encoding 1-aminocyclopropane-1-carboxylate deaminase/D-cysteine desulfhydrase — protein: MISYNPIIQELHKESAYQVDVLRLDLIDVEISGNKWFKLKNNLEKAISQNKKSIITFGGAYSNHIAATAAACKKFNLKCIGVIRGEEKEELNDTLKTAQKNGMEFYFVDRETYKQKDTIEFKNNLAKTFGEHYLIPEGGNNEEGVSGCMDILKKEWNYDYVFCACGTATTFAGILTSAKDQNKIIGISVLKGENNLPAEAEVLLDKISLNSSKMKILGEEALKKDFIEDSCILNSYAFKGYAKKNTELLNFKTEFENKFEIPLDHIYTTKLFYAVFDLIKRKKLISDSKILVVHSGGLQGNEAFEKRYHLTPNL